From a single Cydia amplana chromosome 10, ilCydAmpl1.1, whole genome shotgun sequence genomic region:
- the LOC134651520 gene encoding coiled-coil domain-containing protein 130 homolog — MGERKGQNHYYPPDYDPKVGGLNKFLGTHALRERARKLHMGILIIRFEMPYNIWCDGCNNHIGMGVRYNAEKTKIGMYYTTPVYQFKMKCHLCDNHFEIKTDPGNLDYVIVSGARRQENRWDPTENGQIVPETKETQKKLFDDAMFRLEHKTGDEDAAKQDKPRLGRLVGRNESVWKDDYEANCSLRRNFRKRRKELEESAVNDSLLLARSSLDINLLPESEEDRHMATLLTLQPSKTIEEKQTSTRTKILNSPALPSSSGLITSFGGLKKEESLSKNASLTRNALGILIKKKKVDNSVNTDTKGENSDVNMENKDENSEVKTTKEQDDNNVISKDNNIENDVFTKDETVKEKVGDKLDFLKGEIDANNQIISKDVEELNNVNCEIFKDRKESEVKVGNEDSKTSLENVKDVKVSLVGDYSSSGDGDSD; from the exons atggGTGAACGCAAAGGCCAGAACCATTACTATCCCCCCGACTACGACCCAAAGGTCGGGGGGTTGAACAAGTTCCTGGGCACCCATGCTTTGAGAGAGCGGGCAAGGAAACTCCACATGGGTATCCTTATAATCCGTTTTGAAATGCCGTATAACATCTGGTGTGACGGCTGCAACAACCACATCGGCATGGGCGTGCGGTACAACGCAGAAAAGACCAAGATCGGAATGTATTACACCACTCCGGTGTATCAGTTTAAAATGAAATGCCATCTGTGTGACAACCATTTTGAAATCAAAACAGACCCTGGG AACTTGGACTATGTGATAGTATCAGGAGCAAGACGGCAGGAGAACAGATGGGACCCCACAGAGAATGGTCAGATTGTCCCGGAGACAAAGGAAACACAGAAGAAGCTGTTTGATGATGCTATGTTCCGCTTGGAACACAAAACAG GTGATGAAGATGCAGCTAAGCAGGACAAGCCGCGGCTGGGCCGGCTGGTCGGCAGGAACGAGTCCGTGTGGAAGGATGACTACGAAGCCAACTGCTCACTCAGGAGGAATTTCAGA aaaCGTCGAAAAGAACTCGAAGAATCGGCAGTGAACGACAGTCTGCTGCTCGCCAGGTCATCTCTAGACATCAACCTCCTGCCAGAATCAGAAGAAGAccgtcacatggcgaccctgctcACACTCCAACCCTCTAAAACTATAGAAGAGAAACAAACTTCGACTAGAACTAAAATACTCAACAGTCCCGCTTTACCAAGCTCTAGTGGGTTAATAACTAGTTTTGGAGGGCTGAAGAAAGAGGAATCTTTGAGTAAGAACGCAAGTTTGACTAGAAATGCGCTGGGGATTTTGATTAAAAAGAAAAAGGTTGATAATAGTGTGAACACGGATACAAAAGGTGAAAATAGTGATGTGAATATGGagaataaagatgaaaatagtGAGGTTAAAACCACTAAAGAACAGGACGATAATAACGTGATATCAAAAGATAATAATATTGAAAATGATGTATTTACTAAAGACGAGACTGTTAAAGAAAAAGTAGGTGATAAACTTGATTTTCTAAAAGGAGAAATTGATGCCAATAATCAGATTATAAGTAAGGATGTTGAAGAGCTAAATAATGTAAATTGTGAAATATTTAAAGATAGGAAAGAAAGTGAAGTTAAAGTCGGAAATGAAGATAGTAAAACTAGTTTAGAAAACGTAAAAGATGTGAAAGTATCTTTGGTGGGTGATTATAGTTCAAGCGGTGACGGTGACTCAGATTGA